A DNA window from Bradyrhizobium barranii subsp. barranii contains the following coding sequences:
- a CDS encoding nitrogen fixation protein NifQ codes for MRRDEPRIVKNRRVMSESHVLPFTTACAADANSQLHKGISTYRLLTGEHPANADIAIDSNLDRHALASILAAATMDGGCLSEKVGLSGVELAVLLEQHFLPTGIRAPEQAAPFKREEDEEIAMLRDLLLKHRSTEGDIGRWLAAMIARRAMEPDHLWEALGLRDRGELSLVMSRHFAPLAASNVNNMRWKRFFYRMLCEDEGLAMCTTPVCNQCNEFNICFGEESGESRMAERRRDLLLQAAAWPAVSSGRASETPGETAVASLSEKASPHL; via the coding sequence GTGCGCCGTGACGAACCACGCATTGTGAAAAACCGCAGAGTTATGTCCGAGTCGCACGTCCTTCCGTTCACGACTGCCTGTGCTGCTGACGCCAATAGCCAGTTGCACAAGGGAATTTCAACCTACCGGCTGCTCACCGGTGAACATCCTGCAAATGCCGATATCGCCATCGACAGCAATCTCGATCGCCATGCCCTGGCGTCTATCCTGGCGGCTGCCACGATGGATGGTGGCTGTCTGTCTGAGAAAGTTGGCCTGTCCGGCGTTGAATTGGCGGTCTTACTGGAGCAGCACTTTCTCCCAACCGGGATCAGGGCCCCGGAGCAGGCCGCGCCCTTCAAGCGGGAAGAGGATGAGGAGATCGCAATGCTTCGCGATCTGTTGCTCAAGCATCGCTCGACGGAAGGGGATATCGGCCGGTGGCTGGCTGCGATGATCGCGCGCCGCGCCATGGAGCCGGACCATCTTTGGGAAGCTCTCGGCTTGCGTGATCGTGGCGAACTCTCGCTCGTGATGAGCCGGCATTTCGCGCCGCTCGCCGCGAGCAATGTCAACAATATGCGTTGGAAGCGCTTCTTCTACCGCATGCTTTGCGAGGACGAAGGCCTTGCGATGTGCACGACACCCGTGTGCAATCAATGTAACGAATTCAACATCTGTTTCGGTGAAGAAAGCGGTGAGAGCCGGATGGCCGAGCGTCGGCGCGATTTGCTGTTGCAGGCCGCAGCATGGCCGGCTGTGTCCAGCGGCCGGGCATCTGAAACGCCAGGAGAGACCGCAGTCGCATCGTTATCCGAAAAGGCTTCACCGCATTTGTAG
- the istA gene encoding IS21-like element ISFK1 family transposase, giving the protein MPTQRLSMRRIKEVLRLKHFQGLPERAIARSVGVSNGVVHSYLSRARSAGLSWPLPEGMTDEDLELLLFPAPRPASQSPQRPVPDWSYIDKELRRRNVTRRLLWEEYRAVNPDGFGYTWFCTTYEAWKGRVRPSMRQIHLGGEKVFVDFAGDTIDIVDPLTGEVQPMKLFVAAMGASNYTYAEACPSESLADWIRAHVNLFTFLSGTPTFVVCDNLKAAVSNPDRYDPGLNRTYAEMASHYGTAILAARPRRPKDKAKVEVAVQIAQRWILARLRNQRFFSRAELNAAIKTLVDELNARQMRGFGSSRAELFAELDKPKLTPLPDQPYAFARWKRCRLAPDYHVEVDGHWYSAPYRLIGELVDARIDDRTVEIFHKGQRIASHARAPNRRGHTTIADHMPSAHRRYGKWTPAAVIAAGERIGPSTAAFFQAVIDARPHPEQGFRTCLGILALVKSYGAERLDAACRRGILIKARSVASIRSILQNGLDRTFFDESFEHQPLRPGNIRGRDYFH; this is encoded by the coding sequence ATGCCTACCCAGAGATTGTCGATGCGCCGGATCAAGGAAGTCCTTCGGTTAAAACATTTTCAAGGCCTGCCAGAGCGGGCCATCGCGCGGAGCGTGGGCGTCAGCAACGGCGTTGTGCACAGCTACCTGAGCCGCGCCCGCTCTGCTGGGTTGAGCTGGCCGCTTCCGGAGGGAATGACCGATGAAGACCTGGAGCTTTTGCTTTTCCCGGCCCCACGACCAGCGTCTCAGAGCCCGCAGCGGCCGGTGCCCGACTGGAGCTACATCGATAAAGAGCTCCGCCGGCGCAACGTAACCCGTCGCCTGCTCTGGGAGGAGTATCGCGCCGTTAATCCCGACGGTTTCGGGTACACGTGGTTCTGCACTACCTACGAGGCCTGGAAGGGGCGGGTCCGACCTTCGATGCGGCAGATTCATCTGGGCGGCGAGAAGGTGTTCGTGGATTTCGCCGGCGACACCATCGACATCGTCGATCCGCTGACCGGGGAAGTGCAGCCGATGAAGCTGTTCGTCGCGGCGATGGGCGCTTCGAACTACACCTACGCCGAGGCCTGCCCCAGCGAGAGCTTGGCCGACTGGATCCGGGCCCACGTCAACTTGTTCACGTTTTTGAGCGGAACGCCGACGTTCGTGGTCTGCGACAACCTCAAAGCCGCCGTCAGCAACCCCGACCGCTACGATCCCGGCCTCAATCGCACTTATGCCGAGATGGCGAGCCATTACGGCACGGCCATTCTCGCCGCACGGCCGCGGCGCCCAAAAGACAAGGCGAAGGTCGAGGTCGCGGTGCAAATCGCCCAGCGCTGGATTCTGGCCCGGCTGCGCAATCAGCGCTTCTTTTCCCGGGCCGAGCTCAACGCCGCCATCAAGACACTCGTCGACGAACTCAATGCTCGTCAAATGCGTGGCTTCGGCTCAAGCCGCGCCGAACTGTTTGCCGAACTCGACAAACCCAAGCTAACCCCGCTGCCAGATCAGCCTTATGCCTTCGCACGCTGGAAGCGCTGCCGCCTCGCTCCCGATTATCATGTCGAGGTCGACGGCCATTGGTACTCCGCGCCGTATCGTCTGATTGGCGAGCTGGTCGATGCCCGTATCGACGATCGGACGGTCGAGATCTTCCACAAGGGCCAGCGGATCGCCAGCCATGCCCGCGCGCCCAACCGACGCGGACACACCACCATCGCCGACCACATGCCGAGCGCCCATCGCCGCTACGGCAAATGGACCCCCGCCGCGGTGATCGCCGCCGGCGAGCGGATCGGTCCTTCGACAGCAGCGTTTTTCCAGGCCGTGATCGACGCCCGGCCCCATCCAGAACAAGGCTTTCGAACCTGCCTTGGCATTCTGGCGCTCGTCAAAAGCTACGGCGCCGAACGCCTCGACGCAGCCTGCCGGAGGGGCATCCTCATCAAGGCGCGCTCCGTCGCCTCGATTAGATCGATCCTCCAGAACGGCCTCGATCGCACGTTCTTCGACGAATCTTTCGAGCACCAGCCCCTGCGCCCCGGCAATATCCGCGGACGCGACTACTTCCACTGA
- a CDS encoding ArsC/Spx/MgsR family protein yields the protein MATIIFYQKPGCATNARQIQALKSAGHDVVVQDILKEPWHADELRSFFRNMPVGSWFNRAAPRVKSGEVNLDSIDAASALALMVSDPLLIRRPLIDLDGIRCAGLDREPALSLLGHQTQEHLQGCLHQATRTRCPKMGSSE from the coding sequence GTGGCTACAATCATCTTTTATCAGAAGCCCGGCTGCGCCACGAACGCGCGTCAGATTCAAGCGCTAAAGTCCGCCGGTCATGACGTGGTCGTCCAGGACATCTTGAAGGAGCCATGGCATGCGGACGAATTGCGCAGCTTCTTTCGCAATATGCCCGTCGGCTCCTGGTTCAACCGAGCCGCGCCTCGTGTCAAGTCGGGCGAAGTCAATCTCGATTCTATCGACGCGGCGAGCGCACTCGCATTGATGGTGAGTGATCCACTCCTGATACGACGACCGTTGATCGACTTAGACGGAATACGATGTGCCGGGCTCGATCGCGAGCCCGCGCTGTCGCTGCTTGGCCACCAGACGCAGGAGCATCTCCAGGGATGCCTGCACCAAGCAACTCGCACGCGCTGCCCGAAGATGGGATCAAGCGAATGA
- the nifH gene encoding nitrogenase iron protein, producing the protein MASLRQIAFYGKGGIGKSTTSQNTLAALAEMGQKILIVGCDPKADSTRLILHAKAQDTILSLAASAGSVEDLELEDVMKVGYQDIRCVESGGPEPGVGCAGRGVITSINFLEENGAYENIDYVSYDVLGDVVCGGFAMPIRENKAQEIYIVMSGEMMAMYAANNISKGILKYANSGGVRLGGLICNERQTDKELELAEALAKKLGTQLIYFVPRDNVVQHAELRRMTVLEYAPDSKQADHYRKLAAKVHNNGGKGIIPTPISMDELEDMLMEHGIIKAVDESIIGKTAAELAAS; encoded by the coding sequence ATGGCTTCACTAAGACAAATCGCCTTCTACGGGAAGGGCGGAATCGGCAAGTCCACCACTTCGCAGAACACGCTAGCGGCGCTGGCAGAGATGGGTCAGAAGATCCTGATTGTAGGGTGCGATCCGAAAGCGGACTCGACTCGCCTTATTCTGCACGCCAAGGCTCAAGACACGATTTTGAGTCTTGCCGCGAGCGCCGGCAGCGTGGAGGATCTAGAGCTCGAGGACGTAATGAAGGTTGGCTACCAGGACATTCGCTGCGTTGAGTCCGGTGGCCCTGAGCCAGGTGTCGGCTGCGCCGGCCGCGGTGTCATCACCTCGATCAATTTTCTTGAAGAGAACGGAGCCTACGAGAACATTGACTATGTTTCTTACGATGTGCTTGGCGACGTTGTTTGCGGTGGCTTTGCGATGCCAATCCGCGAAAACAAGGCGCAGGAGATCTACATCGTGATGTCTGGTGAAATGATGGCAATGTATGCCGCAAACAATATTTCCAAGGGGATCCTGAAATACGCGAACTCAGGTGGGGTGCGGTTGGGCGGCCTGATCTGCAACGAGCGGCAGACCGACAAGGAATTGGAACTGGCGGAAGCGTTGGCCAAGAAGCTTGGCACTCAACTGATCTACTTCGTGCCGCGTGACAATGTGGTGCAGCATGCAGAGCTGCGTCGCATGACGGTGCTTGAATATGCACCCGATTCCAAGCAGGCTGATCACTATCGGAAACTAGCGGCCAAGGTTCACAATAATGGCGGCAAGGGCATCATCCCGACCCCGATCTCAATGGATGAGCTCGAGGACATGCTGATGGAGCATGGCATTATAAAGGCCGTGGATGAATCAATCATCGGCAAAACCGCCGCCGAACTCGCAGCCTCGTAA
- a CDS encoding FAD-dependent monooxygenase: protein MIEERFDAIVVGAGMAGNAAALTMAKQGMKVLQLERGEYPGSKNVQGAILYADMMEKLIPEFREEAPLERHLIEQRFWMMDDRSHVGMHYRSEDFNEQRPNRYTIIRAQFDKWFSSKVREAGAIVLCETTVTELAQDDRNRVVGVRTDRRDGEIHADVVVLAEGVNGLLGTRAGLRARPAPDNVALAVKEMHFLPRETIEARFNLKGDEGVVIEAAGTISRGMTGMGFIYANKECISLGIGCLVADFQRTGQTPYGLLDEFKRHPSVAPLIAGSEVKEYSAHLIPEGGYKSIPQLYGEGWVVVGDAAQLNNAVHREGSNLAMTSGRIAAEAIGLVKSRGEPMSATNLSIYKKMLDDSFVIKDLKKYKDLPPLMHTHSENFFLTYPQLISKAMQNFVRVDGTPKVEKEKASLKSFVKTRSWSGLVGDAYRFARAWR from the coding sequence ATGATTGAAGAGAGATTCGATGCGATCGTGGTCGGAGCCGGTATGGCCGGCAACGCGGCGGCATTGACGATGGCCAAACAGGGCATGAAGGTGCTGCAGCTCGAGCGGGGCGAATATCCCGGATCGAAAAATGTGCAGGGGGCCATCCTCTATGCCGACATGATGGAAAAGCTGATCCCCGAGTTTCGAGAGGAGGCGCCACTCGAACGCCACCTGATCGAACAGCGGTTCTGGATGATGGACGATCGCTCGCATGTCGGCATGCACTACCGTTCGGAGGACTTCAACGAGCAGAGGCCGAACCGCTATACGATTATACGTGCCCAGTTTGACAAATGGTTTTCTTCAAAGGTGCGGGAAGCTGGCGCGATCGTGCTTTGCGAGACCACCGTCACAGAGCTCGCGCAGGACGATCGTAACAGGGTCGTCGGTGTTCGTACAGATCGCCGTGACGGCGAGATACATGCTGACGTCGTCGTTCTGGCCGAAGGGGTCAATGGCTTGCTCGGCACGCGTGCGGGCCTGCGCGCCCGTCCGGCACCCGATAACGTTGCGCTCGCGGTGAAGGAAATGCACTTCTTGCCCCGTGAAACCATCGAAGCACGCTTCAATCTTAAGGGGGATGAAGGCGTCGTGATAGAGGCTGCCGGTACCATTTCCCGCGGCATGACCGGGATGGGTTTCATCTACGCCAACAAAGAGTGCATTTCGCTTGGCATCGGTTGTCTCGTCGCCGACTTCCAACGCACGGGCCAAACGCCGTATGGCCTGCTCGATGAATTCAAAAGGCATCCCTCTGTGGCGCCACTGATAGCAGGGTCCGAAGTAAAGGAATATTCGGCGCATCTCATTCCCGAAGGCGGTTACAAATCGATCCCACAGCTTTATGGGGAGGGCTGGGTCGTCGTGGGCGATGCCGCCCAACTCAACAATGCCGTTCATCGTGAGGGCTCCAATCTCGCGATGACATCGGGCCGTATCGCGGCCGAAGCGATAGGTCTGGTCAAATCGCGCGGCGAACCGATGAGTGCAACAAATCTCTCAATCTACAAAAAGATGTTGGACGATTCTTTCGTCATCAAAGATCTCAAGAAGTACAAGGATTTGCCACCCCTCATGCATACCCACTCCGAAAATTTCTTTCTCACTTATCCGCAGCTTATCTCCAAGGCGATGCAGAACTTTGTGCGCGTCGATGGTACGCCCAAGGTTGAGAAGGAGAAGGCGAGCCTCAAATCCTTTGTCAAGACGCGGTCATGGTCAGGTCTGGTCGGCGATGCTTACCGTTTTGCCAGGGCCTGGCGGTGA
- the nifW gene encoding nitrogenase stabilizing/protective protein NifW, whose amino-acid sequence MISSSPATGILDRLGKASSAEEFFSLLGVEYDPKIVNVARLHILKRMGQYLAQEKFAGAAEPEIRTRCKAMLERAYGDFVASSPIDERVFKVLKDAVSDSKKAAAFVPLSELK is encoded by the coding sequence ATGATCAGCTCATCCCCAGCAACCGGTATTCTAGATCGACTCGGCAAGGCCTCATCGGCAGAGGAGTTTTTTTCGCTGCTTGGCGTCGAGTACGACCCTAAGATCGTGAATGTCGCGCGCCTTCACATTTTGAAGCGCATGGGACAATACCTCGCACAGGAGAAATTTGCTGGTGCCGCAGAGCCGGAAATCAGAACTCGATGCAAGGCGATGCTGGAACGGGCATATGGAGATTTCGTGGCATCGTCACCGATCGACGAGCGAGTGTTCAAGGTTTTGAAGGATGCCGTCTCAGACTCCAAGAAGGCTGCGGCCTTCGTTCCTTTGAGCGAGTTGAAGTGA
- a CDS encoding (2Fe-2S) ferredoxin domain-containing protein, whose product MNSEKEFHLPQLYRHHVFACNTQRPPNHPHGSCGASGAQALWDRMGKAIEAQGLDDIGFATAGCLGFCNSGPLLVVYPDGVWYRATTPEDVDEIVISHLKHGKRVDRLVIVLKRS is encoded by the coding sequence GTGAACTCAGAAAAAGAATTTCATCTCCCTCAACTCTATAGGCACCATGTCTTTGCGTGCAACACGCAGCGTCCGCCAAACCATCCCCACGGCAGTTGTGGCGCCTCCGGCGCGCAAGCTCTGTGGGATCGAATGGGCAAGGCGATCGAAGCGCAAGGCCTCGACGATATTGGCTTCGCGACTGCGGGCTGCCTTGGCTTTTGTAACTCTGGTCCTTTGCTGGTTGTCTATCCCGACGGAGTCTGGTATCGCGCGACCACGCCTGAGGATGTCGACGAGATCGTCATATCCCACCTCAAGCACGGCAAACGTGTCGACCGGCTTGTGATAGTGCTCAAGCGAAGCTAG
- a CDS encoding electron transfer flavoprotein subunit alpha/FixB family protein — translation MSKVSKTAMPAGAGRGAAKKELPEHFKSYKHVWVFVELERGQVHPVSWELMGAGRGLADRLKVNLAAVVVGPEGQHTRNAALEAFCYGADLAYLVSDNVLSDYRNESYTKALTELVNTYKPEILLLGATTLGRDLAGSVATNLSTGLTADCTTLDVDADGSLAATRPTFGGSLLCTIYTLNYRPQMATVRPRVMPMPARVMRDAARIVVHPLGLVEDDIVTKVLSFLPDRDAETSTLAYADVVVAGGLGLGSPENFRLVRELAALLGAEYGCSRPLVQKGWVTSDRQIGQTGKTIRPKLYIAAGISGAIQHRVGVEGADLIVAVNTDKNAPIFDFAHLAIVSDAMQLLPALTAAFRARLLPDSRARIAV, via the coding sequence ATGAGCAAGGTCAGCAAAACGGCGATGCCAGCAGGGGCCGGCCGCGGAGCAGCCAAAAAAGAACTGCCGGAGCACTTCAAGTCGTACAAGCACGTCTGGGTCTTCGTCGAGCTGGAGCGGGGCCAAGTGCATCCCGTTTCCTGGGAGCTCATGGGTGCGGGGCGTGGTCTTGCCGACAGGCTAAAGGTGAATCTTGCCGCTGTCGTTGTCGGTCCGGAGGGGCAGCACACACGCAACGCCGCACTTGAAGCCTTTTGCTACGGCGCCGATCTGGCCTATCTCGTGAGCGACAATGTGTTGTCGGATTACCGCAACGAATCTTATACGAAAGCGCTCACCGAACTCGTCAACACCTACAAGCCCGAGATATTACTGTTGGGTGCCACGACGCTTGGTCGCGATCTCGCAGGTTCCGTGGCGACGAATCTATCGACGGGGCTTACTGCCGACTGCACCACGCTGGACGTGGACGCCGACGGTTCACTTGCGGCGACGCGGCCAACTTTTGGCGGCTCGTTGCTCTGCACAATCTATACCTTGAATTACCGCCCGCAGATGGCCACGGTCCGCCCGCGAGTGATGCCGATGCCTGCACGCGTTATGCGCGATGCCGCTCGTATCGTCGTTCATCCGCTCGGCCTTGTAGAAGACGATATAGTCACGAAAGTATTGTCCTTCCTACCCGACCGCGATGCAGAAACTTCCACTCTGGCCTATGCCGATGTTGTGGTTGCGGGCGGCCTTGGACTGGGATCGCCTGAGAACTTCCGGTTGGTACGCGAGCTCGCAGCTCTGCTTGGGGCTGAATATGGCTGCTCGCGTCCTCTCGTGCAAAAGGGCTGGGTTACGTCTGACCGGCAAATCGGTCAGACAGGCAAAACCATCCGGCCGAAGCTCTATATTGCCGCGGGCATTTCCGGTGCGATCCAGCACCGGGTCGGCGTCGAGGGCGCGGATCTGATCGTCGCCGTTAACACGGACAAAAACGCTCCGATCTTCGACTTCGCCCATCTCGCGATCGTCAGTGATGCTATGCAATTGTTGCCAGCCCTGACGGCTGCATTTCGCGCGCGGCTTCTGCCAGATTCGCGCGCCAGGATCGCGGTCTAG
- a CDS encoding molybdenum ABC transporter ATP-binding protein, translating to MQRLPNGFCAIDGEIWQDETTFRPPHLRRVAYVFQLPILSSHLSVRRTLLYNASNSEPTLIDFDGVVELLGLAPLLERTPSHLSKTERQRLALGSALLGQPRLLLLDDPLIVRDRSAKCEILPFLERILQSLALPMIYISHDITDIERLADHLVMMKDGTVTAAGPLNVTQSDPALASRSEAAICLDTMVGGYDGRYGLVKLRLKSARFLIPAVPLRPGARLRLRIAAGDVSIACEPPRASSILNVFRARITASLPHGDAEVTLVLTLETGHSGVPLLARITRRSFDALRLSIGAEVFAEVARAVPLGLPSGGLQGLPHPHEHLGRLCLDARNTPARSRPSSIV from the coding sequence GTGCAGCGTCTGCCGAATGGCTTCTGTGCGATTGATGGGGAGATTTGGCAAGATGAGACGACGTTTCGACCGCCTCATCTGCGTCGCGTCGCATATGTATTTCAGCTACCGATCCTCTCTTCTCATTTGTCGGTACGACGCACCCTTTTATACAACGCGTCAAACTCGGAACCGACACTGATCGATTTTGATGGTGTGGTCGAATTGCTCGGCTTGGCGCCACTGCTCGAGCGTACGCCATCACATCTTTCCAAGACCGAGCGGCAGCGACTTGCCCTTGGCAGTGCGCTGCTAGGCCAGCCTCGGCTACTCCTGCTGGACGATCCACTCATTGTGCGCGACCGCTCCGCCAAATGCGAGATCCTGCCATTTCTCGAACGCATCCTGCAATCGCTTGCGTTGCCGATGATCTACATCAGCCATGACATCACCGATATCGAACGTCTCGCCGATCATCTCGTCATGATGAAAGATGGCACCGTGACTGCGGCCGGTCCGCTCAATGTCACCCAGAGCGACCCGGCGCTCGCCAGCCGCAGTGAAGCGGCAATCTGTCTGGATACTATGGTCGGCGGTTATGACGGGCGCTACGGGCTGGTCAAGCTCCGCCTCAAATCCGCGCGCTTTCTGATACCAGCAGTACCGCTAAGGCCGGGCGCAAGGCTGCGGCTGCGCATCGCTGCCGGCGACGTCAGCATTGCGTGCGAACCTCCGCGCGCAAGCTCTATCCTCAATGTATTTCGAGCACGCATAACGGCCTCTCTGCCGCACGGCGATGCTGAGGTCACCTTGGTTCTGACCCTTGAAACTGGCCACTCTGGCGTGCCGCTTTTGGCGCGCATCACGCGCCGCTCCTTTGATGCCCTACGGCTCAGTATTGGAGCGGAAGTATTCGCGGAAGTCGCGCGCGCCGTTCCGCTCGGGCTGCCGAGCGGTGGCTTGCAAGGCCTGCCACATCCCCATGAGCACCTTGGACGGCTATGTCTGGACGCGAGAAACACACCAGCAAGATCGCGGCCATCATCGATAGTCTAG
- a CDS encoding OmpW/AlkL family protein, with the protein MENSMRARTVLATVSVFALATSLASNSVRGADLGPAPVYYKAPPIEPRNPWMIRLRVLGVLPDTAGSSVNVPGTPLLSSPNSGLSISDQAIPELDITYFFTANLAAELILGVTSHHVSGNGALTGLDIGKAWLLPPTLTLQYHFTDFGPLKPYVGAGINYTVFFNQSAANTSLAGLSVTDLNIKNQFGAAVQFGFDYMLDRHWGLNFDVKKLWLRPEYSATLNNAIAVTGRAHIDPWLVSGGVAYKF; encoded by the coding sequence ATGGAGAATTCGATGAGAGCAAGAACAGTCCTGGCAACTGTATCGGTCTTCGCGCTAGCGACCTCGTTGGCCAGCAACTCGGTACGTGGTGCTGATCTGGGTCCGGCGCCGGTCTACTATAAAGCTCCCCCTATTGAACCCCGCAACCCGTGGATGATCCGCCTGCGCGTGCTTGGCGTTTTGCCGGATACCGCAGGCAGTTCTGTCAACGTTCCAGGGACGCCGTTGCTGTCATCACCCAACTCTGGGCTTTCGATCAGCGATCAAGCTATACCAGAGCTCGACATCACCTATTTCTTCACAGCTAACTTAGCCGCCGAACTCATTCTCGGCGTGACCAGCCATCACGTCAGCGGCAATGGCGCGCTCACAGGGCTCGATATCGGCAAAGCCTGGCTCTTGCCTCCTACACTGACCCTGCAATATCACTTCACCGATTTTGGGCCGCTTAAGCCCTATGTCGGCGCGGGCATCAACTACACTGTATTCTTCAACCAATCGGCAGCCAATACTTCGCTCGCCGGGCTTTCCGTCACGGATCTAAACATCAAAAACCAATTCGGCGCGGCAGTCCAATTCGGTTTCGATTACATGCTCGATCGCCACTGGGGCCTCAACTTTGACGTTAAAAAGCTGTGGCTGCGGCCGGAGTACTCGGCCACCTTAAACAATGCGATTGCCGTTACGGGCCGCGCCCATATTGATCCATGGCTCGTCAGCGGCGGCGTCGCTTACAAGTTCTGA
- a CDS encoding carboxymuconolactone decarboxylase family protein gives MSPIEQIYDKIPDFAKDVRINLTSLMTDETLSPRRKYGVLVASAVATRNSALIAALESAASGVMTSVAIAAAKAAASVVVMNNVYYRFVHLASNPEYKTMPPRLRMDVIGNPGVDKSDFELWSLAVSSINGCGICIDAHERTLRAAGVNSETIQTAVRFAAITQSVAIALEAAGPASPQAGD, from the coding sequence ATGTCGCCGATCGAACAAATCTACGACAAGATTCCCGATTTCGCGAAGGATGTCAGGATTAACTTGACCTCCTTGATGACCGATGAGACGCTTTCGCCGCGGCGAAAATACGGGGTGCTGGTAGCGAGTGCAGTTGCCACCCGCAATTCAGCCCTGATTGCCGCGTTGGAATCGGCAGCCTCGGGCGTGATGACATCTGTGGCGATCGCCGCAGCGAAAGCTGCGGCCTCCGTAGTGGTAATGAACAATGTCTACTACCGCTTCGTTCACCTCGCTTCCAACCCAGAATACAAGACGATGCCGCCGCGGCTGCGCATGGACGTGATTGGCAATCCCGGCGTGGACAAGTCCGATTTCGAGCTGTGGTCGCTTGCTGTCTCCTCCATAAACGGCTGCGGTATCTGCATTGATGCCCATGAGAGGACATTGAGAGCCGCGGGCGTCAATTCGGAGACGATCCAGACCGCCGTGCGCTTTGCTGCGATCACACAGTCAGTGGCGATCGCACTCGAGGCCGCTGGGCCTGCCTCCCCTCAGGCAGGAGACTGA
- a CDS encoding peroxiredoxin: MLGIGSQLPPFDITGVKPGFQAQEEEGQSAFETLTEMSFPEKWKIIFFYPKDFTFVCPTEIAEFARLSKEFADRDAVVLGGSTDNEFCKLAWRRSHVDLHNLPIWQFADTKGTLVDGLGVRSPEGVAYRYTFIVDPQNTIQHVYATNLSVGRSPKDTLRVLDALQTDELCPCNREIGGETLKVA; encoded by the coding sequence ATGCTCGGAATTGGAAGTCAGTTGCCGCCATTCGACATCACAGGCGTGAAGCCCGGTTTTCAAGCGCAGGAAGAGGAAGGGCAGAGTGCGTTTGAGACGCTGACCGAAATGAGCTTTCCGGAGAAATGGAAGATCATCTTCTTTTACCCAAAGGACTTTACCTTCGTCTGCCCGACAGAGATCGCAGAATTTGCTCGGCTTTCCAAGGAATTCGCTGACCGAGATGCGGTTGTACTGGGTGGCTCGACTGACAACGAGTTCTGCAAGCTTGCTTGGCGGCGCTCACATGTCGACCTGCACAATCTACCAATCTGGCAATTTGCCGACACAAAGGGAACGCTCGTCGATGGCCTCGGGGTGCGTTCACCCGAAGGGGTTGCCTATCGTTATACCTTCATTGTTGACCCCCAAAACACGATTCAGCACGTCTATGCGACCAATCTGAGTGTGGGCCGCAGTCCTAAGGACACACTCCGCGTTCTAGACGCGCTGCAAACCGACGAGCTCTGTCCCTGCAACCGCGAAATCGGCGGGGAAACACTGAAGGTTGCGTGA
- a CDS encoding ferredoxin family protein has product MNVEPSVRVEDKLYYNRYLVDAGHPHVRVRAHKTPSPQLLTLLKACPARCYELNDNGQVEVTVDGCIECGTCRVIAEPTGDIEWSHPRGGYGVLFKFG; this is encoded by the coding sequence ATGAATGTCGAACCCTCCGTGCGCGTCGAAGACAAGCTGTACTACAACCGTTATCTTGTCGACGCCGGGCACCCTCACGTCAGGGTACGTGCGCACAAGACGCCATCGCCGCAGCTCCTCACACTTTTGAAGGCCTGCCCGGCGCGATGCTACGAGCTCAACGACAACGGCCAGGTCGAAGTTACAGTTGATGGCTGCATTGAATGCGGTACCTGCCGCGTGATCGCCGAGCCGACCGGCGACATCGAATGGAGCCACCCGCGCGGCGGATATGGTGTTCTGTTCAAGTTTGGGTGA